A portion of the Bacillota bacterium genome contains these proteins:
- a CDS encoding sulfide/dihydroorotate dehydrogenase-like FAD/NAD-binding protein: MYKIVRKKVLAPAIKLFEVFSPEVAAKAEPGQFIILRIDENGERIPLTIADFDRVEGTVTIIFQEVGA; this comes from the coding sequence ATGTATAAAATTGTCAGGAAAAAAGTATTGGCCCCCGCAATAAAACTTTTTGAAGTATTCAGCCCAGAAGTCGCGGCCAAAGCCGAACCCGGCCAGTTTATCATTCTAAGAATTGACGAAAACGGCGAACGGATCCCTTTGACCATCGCCGATTTTGACCGGGTGGAAGGTACAGTCACCATCATCTTTCAGGAGGTTGGCGCGA